In Proteus vulgaris, one DNA window encodes the following:
- a CDS encoding YfcC family protein, with the protein MKLKKFAFPTAFTILFAITVIVVGLTWIIPAGEYQRLSYNSAEPSLVVAKIDGSHEVLPATQATLNDLNVSIEINKFTDGTIKKPIAIPGTYERVAQQPKGIMDITESMVKGTIEGADVIVFILVLGGLIGVVNKTGAFNAGLTALANRTKGKEFLVVFGVTIILSIGGTSCGIEEEAVAFYPILVPIFLILGYDAIVCVGAIFLASSMGAGFSTVNPFSVVIASNASGISFIEGIGFRTIGLVIGTIGVLVYLYWYCKKIKKDPAFSYNYENAESFKQRFLSNYDPNEILEFSWRRKMILCLFVAAFPIMVWGVMDMGWWFPQMAALFLAIAIVIIFLSGLKEKTAIDGFIHGASELVGVSLIIGLARGVNLVMEQGKIADTILEFMSHMVAGMPPSLFLLAQLVVFICLGFIVPSSSGLAVLAMPIMAPLADAVGVPRYMVVSAYNWGQYIMLFLAPTGLVLATLQMLDISYNKWLKFIMPMVVFMFVLSATLLLVQVAFL; encoded by the coding sequence ATGAAACTTAAAAAGTTTGCGTTTCCGACCGCATTTACTATTTTATTTGCAATTACAGTAATTGTGGTTGGCTTAACGTGGATTATTCCGGCAGGCGAATATCAACGATTAAGTTATAACTCAGCAGAACCATCATTAGTGGTTGCGAAAATAGATGGTTCTCATGAAGTATTACCTGCAACTCAAGCGACATTAAACGATTTAAATGTCTCTATTGAAATTAATAAATTTACTGATGGAACAATTAAAAAACCAATAGCGATACCTGGAACCTATGAACGTGTAGCACAGCAACCCAAAGGGATAATGGATATTACCGAAAGTATGGTGAAAGGGACAATAGAGGGGGCTGATGTTATTGTTTTTATTCTTGTTTTGGGGGGGCTTATTGGGGTTGTTAATAAAACCGGTGCATTCAATGCAGGTTTAACTGCACTGGCAAATCGAACCAAAGGTAAAGAGTTTTTAGTGGTATTTGGTGTCACGATTATATTATCCATAGGCGGGACAAGTTGTGGGATTGAAGAAGAAGCCGTAGCTTTCTATCCCATATTAGTACCGATATTCTTAATATTGGGTTATGACGCTATTGTGTGTGTTGGGGCTATTTTTCTTGCGTCTTCAATGGGGGCTGGATTTTCAACTGTTAATCCATTCTCTGTGGTCATTGCCTCAAATGCATCAGGAATAAGTTTTATTGAAGGGATTGGCTTTCGTACGATTGGGTTAGTTATAGGTACAATTGGTGTTTTGGTTTATTTATATTGGTATTGTAAAAAAATCAAAAAAGATCCTGCTTTTTCTTATAACTATGAAAATGCCGAAAGTTTTAAACAGCGCTTTTTAAGTAATTACGATCCAAACGAAATATTAGAATTTTCATGGCGTCGCAAAATGATCCTCTGCTTATTTGTTGCCGCTTTCCCTATTATGGTTTGGGGCGTCATGGATATGGGTTGGTGGTTTCCACAAATGGCTGCTCTCTTTTTAGCCATTGCCATCGTCATTATTTTCCTTTCTGGATTAAAAGAAAAAACAGCCATTGATGGGTTTATTCACGGGGCATCTGAATTAGTAGGCGTTTCATTAATTATTGGTTTAGCGCGAGGTGTTAACCTTGTGATGGAACAAGGTAAAATTGCCGATACTATCCTTGAGTTTATGTCTCATATGGTTGCAGGAATGCCGCCAAGCCTATTCTTATTAGCACAGCTCGTTGTTTTTATTTGTTTGGGTTTTATTGTTCCTTCCTCTTCTGGCCTTGCGGTCTTAGCGATGCCAATTATGGCACCATTAGCAGACGCAGTCGGTGTTCCTCGTTATATGGTGGTATCAGCATATAATTGGGGGCAATATATTATGTTGTTCTTAGCCCCTACTGGACTGGTATTAGCAACCTTGCAAATGTTAGATATCTCCTATAACAAATGGCTCAAATTTATTATGCCAATGGTGGTATTTATGTTTGTACTTTCGGCAACATTACTCTTGGTTCAAGTGGCGTTTTTATAA
- the ivbL gene encoding ilvB operon leader peptide IvbL gives MIITTLLQSLRLTAHIAAVVVVRVVVVVGKAP, from the coding sequence ATGATCATCACTACTCTACTACAAAGCCTACGACTAACAGCGCACATCGCGGCTGTGGTTGTCGTGCGTGTGGTGGTGGTCGTCGGCAAAGCGCCGTAA